From the Calonectris borealis chromosome 4, bCalBor7.hap1.2, whole genome shotgun sequence genome, one window contains:
- the MFSD8 gene encoding major facilitator superfamily domain-containing protein 8 isoform X3 produces the protein MAAAVSGPEVAAEGQEPLLSPGEEDEEEEEKEESRDVVETQEHYKSRWRSIWIMYLTMFLSSVGFSIVIMSVWPYLQKIDPTADASFLGWIIASYSIGQMVASPLFGFWSNYRPRREPLVVSTAISVAANCLYAYVHVPHSHNKYYMLTARALVGFGAGNVAVVRSYIAGATSLTERTSAMANTSACQAVGFILGPVFQTCFTLIGEEGITWKLVHLQLNMYTAPVLFGALLGVTNIILIFAIFRDHRVDDMGRQCKSINFEGEETGVLDQDAEGNVDHVAVVAINFLFFVILFVFAVFETTGERAILHGGLLIVLVGFFILLPWGKKLPNIQWQEIKNNSIPKTISTEMLMPFWGLQAMQLPSNHTAEPVGCPVTQSWCLNTPMIYLAQYISSDILIGLGYPVCNVMSYTLYSKILGPKPQGVYMGWLTASGSGARILGPVFVSQIYTHLGPRWAFSLICGVVVVSLLLLEIVYKRLIAFSVRYGRMQEENC, from the exons ATGGCGGCTGCGGTCTCCGGTCCGGAGGTGGCTGCTGAGGGGCAGGAGCCTTTACTGAGTCCCGgagaggaggacgaggaggaggaggagaaggaggagagcag GGATGTTGTGGAAACACAAGAGCATTATAAGAGCAGGTGGCGATCCATCTGGATTATGTATCTTACTATGTTTCTCAGTAGTGTAG GTTTCTCAATTGTAATTATGTCTGTGTGGCCGTATCTCCAAAAG aTTGATCCGACAGCAGATGCGAGTTTCTTGGGCTGGATTATAGCTTCATATAGCATTGGCCAAATGGTTGCCTCTCCCCTGTTTGGCTTCTGGTCCAATTACAGGCCAAGGCGAGAACCTCTCGTTGTTTCAACTGCTATTTCAGTAGCTGCTAATTGTCTTTATGCCTACGTCCATGTACCTCATTCACACAACAAATACTATATGCTGACTGCACGAGCTCTTGTGGGATTTGGAGCAG gaaatgtggCCGTAGTTCGATCGTATATTGCAGGTGCCACTTCTCTTACGGAAAGAACAAGTGCCATGGCCAATACCAGTGCCTGCCAAGCAGTTGGCTTCATATTAGGACCAG tttttcagaCATGTTTTACACTTATTGGAGAAGAAGGAATAACATGGAAATTAGTTCATCTTCAGCTGAACATGTATACAGCACCAGTTTTATTTGGAGCTCTCTTAGGAGTTACTAATATTATTCTTATCTTTGCCATATTCAG AGACCATCGAGTGGATGACATGGGACGGCAATGCAAAAGTATCAATTTTGAAGGAGAAG aAACTGGTGTTCTGGATCAGGACGCAGAAGGAAACGTTGACCATGTTGCTGTGGTAGcaatcaattttcttttctttgtcatcTTGTTTGTGTTTGCTGTCTTTGAAAC GACTGGTGAGCGTGCCATACTCCATGGAGGCTTACTGATTGTCTTGGTTGGATTCTTTATCTTACtgccttgggggaaaaaactACCAAATATCCAGTGGCAAG aaataaagaataactCCATTCCCAAAACAATTTCCACTGAAATGTTAATGCCTTTCTGGGGTTTGCAAGCAATGCAGCTTCCATCCAACCACACAGCGGAACCCGTAGGCTGCCCTGTCACACAGTCCTGGTGCCTGAATACTCCAATGATCTATCTGGCCCAGTATATCAGCTCTGACATACTCATAGGATTGGGCTATCCAGTTTGTAATGTCATGTCCTACACTTTATACTCAAAAATTCTAGGACCAAAGCCTCAG GGTGTCTACATGGGATGGTTAACTGCCTCTGGAAGTGGAGCACGAATACTTGGGCCTGTTTTCGTGAGCCAAATATACACTCACCTGGGACCACGTTGGGCATTTAGCTTAATCTGTGGAGTAGTTGTAGTCTCACTCTTACTCTTGGAGATAGTATACAAGAGACTAATTGCATTTTCTGTCAGATATGGAAGGATGCAAGAAGAGAAttgttaa
- the MFSD8 gene encoding major facilitator superfamily domain-containing protein 8 isoform X4: MYLTMFLSSVGFSIVIMSVWPYLQKIDPTADASFLGWIIASYSIGQMVASPLFGFWSNYRPRREPLVVSTAISVAANCLYAYVHVPHSHNKYYMLTARALVGFGAGNVAVVRSYIAGATSLTERTSAMANTSACQAVGFILGPVFQTCFTLIGEEGITWKLVHLQLNMYTAPVLFGALLGVTNIILIFAIFRDHRVDDMGRQCKSINFEGEETGVLDQDAEGNVDHVAVVAINFLFFVILFVFAVFETIATPLTMDMYSWTRKEAVFYNGIILSVVGIESVIVFMVVKTLSKKTGERAILHGGLLIVLVGFFILLPWGKKLPNIQWQEIKNNSIPKTISTEMLMPFWGLQAMQLPSNHTAEPVGCPVTQSWCLNTPMIYLAQYISSDILIGLGYPVCNVMSYTLYSKILGPKPQGVYMGWLTASGSGARILGPVFVSQIYTHLGPRWAFSLICGVVVVSLLLLEIVYKRLIAFSVRYGRMQEENC, from the exons ATGTATCTTACTATGTTTCTCAGTAGTGTAG GTTTCTCAATTGTAATTATGTCTGTGTGGCCGTATCTCCAAAAG aTTGATCCGACAGCAGATGCGAGTTTCTTGGGCTGGATTATAGCTTCATATAGCATTGGCCAAATGGTTGCCTCTCCCCTGTTTGGCTTCTGGTCCAATTACAGGCCAAGGCGAGAACCTCTCGTTGTTTCAACTGCTATTTCAGTAGCTGCTAATTGTCTTTATGCCTACGTCCATGTACCTCATTCACACAACAAATACTATATGCTGACTGCACGAGCTCTTGTGGGATTTGGAGCAG gaaatgtggCCGTAGTTCGATCGTATATTGCAGGTGCCACTTCTCTTACGGAAAGAACAAGTGCCATGGCCAATACCAGTGCCTGCCAAGCAGTTGGCTTCATATTAGGACCAG tttttcagaCATGTTTTACACTTATTGGAGAAGAAGGAATAACATGGAAATTAGTTCATCTTCAGCTGAACATGTATACAGCACCAGTTTTATTTGGAGCTCTCTTAGGAGTTACTAATATTATTCTTATCTTTGCCATATTCAG AGACCATCGAGTGGATGACATGGGACGGCAATGCAAAAGTATCAATTTTGAAGGAGAAG aAACTGGTGTTCTGGATCAGGACGCAGAAGGAAACGTTGACCATGTTGCTGTGGTAGcaatcaattttcttttctttgtcatcTTGTTTGTGTTTGCTGTCTTTGAAAC TATAGCTACTCCACTGACGATGGATATGTATTCCTGGACCAGGAAAGAAGCCGTTTTTTATAATGGAATAATCCTCAGTGTGGTTGGCATTGAATCGGTTATTGTTTTCATGGTGGTTAAAACGCTATCTAAAAA GACTGGTGAGCGTGCCATACTCCATGGAGGCTTACTGATTGTCTTGGTTGGATTCTTTATCTTACtgccttgggggaaaaaactACCAAATATCCAGTGGCAAG aaataaagaataactCCATTCCCAAAACAATTTCCACTGAAATGTTAATGCCTTTCTGGGGTTTGCAAGCAATGCAGCTTCCATCCAACCACACAGCGGAACCCGTAGGCTGCCCTGTCACACAGTCCTGGTGCCTGAATACTCCAATGATCTATCTGGCCCAGTATATCAGCTCTGACATACTCATAGGATTGGGCTATCCAGTTTGTAATGTCATGTCCTACACTTTATACTCAAAAATTCTAGGACCAAAGCCTCAG GGTGTCTACATGGGATGGTTAACTGCCTCTGGAAGTGGAGCACGAATACTTGGGCCTGTTTTCGTGAGCCAAATATACACTCACCTGGGACCACGTTGGGCATTTAGCTTAATCTGTGGAGTAGTTGTAGTCTCACTCTTACTCTTGGAGATAGTATACAAGAGACTAATTGCATTTTCTGTCAGATATGGAAGGATGCAAGAAGAGAAttgttaa
- the MFSD8 gene encoding major facilitator superfamily domain-containing protein 8 isoform X5: MVASPLFGFWSNYRPRREPLVVSTAISVAANCLYAYVHVPHSHNKYYMLTARALVGFGAGNVAVVRSYIAGATSLTERTSAMANTSACQAVGFILGPVFQTCFTLIGEEGITWKLVHLQLNMYTAPVLFGALLGVTNIILIFAIFRDHRVDDMGRQCKSINFEGEETGVLDQDAEGNVDHVAVVAINFLFFVILFVFAVFETIATPLTMDMYSWTRKEAVFYNGIILSVVGIESVIVFMVVKTLSKKTGERAILHGGLLIVLVGFFILLPWGKKLPNIQWQEIKNNSIPKTISTEMLMPFWGLQAMQLPSNHTAEPVGCPVTQSWCLNTPMIYLAQYISSDILIGLGYPVCNVMSYTLYSKILGPKPQGVYMGWLTASGSGARILGPVFVSQIYTHLGPRWAFSLICGVVVVSLLLLEIVYKRLIAFSVRYGRMQEENC, translated from the exons ATGGTTGCCTCTCCCCTGTTTGGCTTCTGGTCCAATTACAGGCCAAGGCGAGAACCTCTCGTTGTTTCAACTGCTATTTCAGTAGCTGCTAATTGTCTTTATGCCTACGTCCATGTACCTCATTCACACAACAAATACTATATGCTGACTGCACGAGCTCTTGTGGGATTTGGAGCAG gaaatgtggCCGTAGTTCGATCGTATATTGCAGGTGCCACTTCTCTTACGGAAAGAACAAGTGCCATGGCCAATACCAGTGCCTGCCAAGCAGTTGGCTTCATATTAGGACCAG tttttcagaCATGTTTTACACTTATTGGAGAAGAAGGAATAACATGGAAATTAGTTCATCTTCAGCTGAACATGTATACAGCACCAGTTTTATTTGGAGCTCTCTTAGGAGTTACTAATATTATTCTTATCTTTGCCATATTCAG AGACCATCGAGTGGATGACATGGGACGGCAATGCAAAAGTATCAATTTTGAAGGAGAAG aAACTGGTGTTCTGGATCAGGACGCAGAAGGAAACGTTGACCATGTTGCTGTGGTAGcaatcaattttcttttctttgtcatcTTGTTTGTGTTTGCTGTCTTTGAAAC TATAGCTACTCCACTGACGATGGATATGTATTCCTGGACCAGGAAAGAAGCCGTTTTTTATAATGGAATAATCCTCAGTGTGGTTGGCATTGAATCGGTTATTGTTTTCATGGTGGTTAAAACGCTATCTAAAAA GACTGGTGAGCGTGCCATACTCCATGGAGGCTTACTGATTGTCTTGGTTGGATTCTTTATCTTACtgccttgggggaaaaaactACCAAATATCCAGTGGCAAG aaataaagaataactCCATTCCCAAAACAATTTCCACTGAAATGTTAATGCCTTTCTGGGGTTTGCAAGCAATGCAGCTTCCATCCAACCACACAGCGGAACCCGTAGGCTGCCCTGTCACACAGTCCTGGTGCCTGAATACTCCAATGATCTATCTGGCCCAGTATATCAGCTCTGACATACTCATAGGATTGGGCTATCCAGTTTGTAATGTCATGTCCTACACTTTATACTCAAAAATTCTAGGACCAAAGCCTCAG GGTGTCTACATGGGATGGTTAACTGCCTCTGGAAGTGGAGCACGAATACTTGGGCCTGTTTTCGTGAGCCAAATATACACTCACCTGGGACCACGTTGGGCATTTAGCTTAATCTGTGGAGTAGTTGTAGTCTCACTCTTACTCTTGGAGATAGTATACAAGAGACTAATTGCATTTTCTGTCAGATATGGAAGGATGCAAGAAGAGAAttgttaa
- the MFSD8 gene encoding major facilitator superfamily domain-containing protein 8 isoform X1 yields the protein MAAAVSGPEVAAEGQEPLLSPGEEDEEEEEKEESRDVVETQEHYKSRWRSIWIMYLTMFLSSVGFSIVIMSVWPYLQKIDPTADASFLGWIIASYSIGQMVASPLFGFWSNYRPRREPLVVSTAISVAANCLYAYVHVPHSHNKYYMLTARALVGFGAGNVAVVRSYIAGATSLTERTSAMANTSACQAVGFILGPVFQTCFTLIGEEGITWKLVHLQLNMYTAPVLFGALLGVTNIILIFAIFRDHRVDDMGRQCKSINFEGEETGVLDQDAEGNVDHVAVVAINFLFFVILFVFAVFETIATPLTMDMYSWTRKEAVFYNGIILSVVGIESVIVFMVVKTLSKKTGERAILHGGLLIVLVGFFILLPWGKKLPNIQWQEIKNNSIPKTISTEMLMPFWGLQAMQLPSNHTAEPVGCPVTQSWCLNTPMIYLAQYISSDILIGLGYPVCNVMSYTLYSKILGPKPQGVYMGWLTASGSGARILGPVFVSQIYTHLGPRWAFSLICGVVVVSLLLLEIVYKRLIAFSVRYGRMQEENC from the exons ATGGCGGCTGCGGTCTCCGGTCCGGAGGTGGCTGCTGAGGGGCAGGAGCCTTTACTGAGTCCCGgagaggaggacgaggaggaggaggagaaggaggagagcag GGATGTTGTGGAAACACAAGAGCATTATAAGAGCAGGTGGCGATCCATCTGGATTATGTATCTTACTATGTTTCTCAGTAGTGTAG GTTTCTCAATTGTAATTATGTCTGTGTGGCCGTATCTCCAAAAG aTTGATCCGACAGCAGATGCGAGTTTCTTGGGCTGGATTATAGCTTCATATAGCATTGGCCAAATGGTTGCCTCTCCCCTGTTTGGCTTCTGGTCCAATTACAGGCCAAGGCGAGAACCTCTCGTTGTTTCAACTGCTATTTCAGTAGCTGCTAATTGTCTTTATGCCTACGTCCATGTACCTCATTCACACAACAAATACTATATGCTGACTGCACGAGCTCTTGTGGGATTTGGAGCAG gaaatgtggCCGTAGTTCGATCGTATATTGCAGGTGCCACTTCTCTTACGGAAAGAACAAGTGCCATGGCCAATACCAGTGCCTGCCAAGCAGTTGGCTTCATATTAGGACCAG tttttcagaCATGTTTTACACTTATTGGAGAAGAAGGAATAACATGGAAATTAGTTCATCTTCAGCTGAACATGTATACAGCACCAGTTTTATTTGGAGCTCTCTTAGGAGTTACTAATATTATTCTTATCTTTGCCATATTCAG AGACCATCGAGTGGATGACATGGGACGGCAATGCAAAAGTATCAATTTTGAAGGAGAAG aAACTGGTGTTCTGGATCAGGACGCAGAAGGAAACGTTGACCATGTTGCTGTGGTAGcaatcaattttcttttctttgtcatcTTGTTTGTGTTTGCTGTCTTTGAAAC TATAGCTACTCCACTGACGATGGATATGTATTCCTGGACCAGGAAAGAAGCCGTTTTTTATAATGGAATAATCCTCAGTGTGGTTGGCATTGAATCGGTTATTGTTTTCATGGTGGTTAAAACGCTATCTAAAAA GACTGGTGAGCGTGCCATACTCCATGGAGGCTTACTGATTGTCTTGGTTGGATTCTTTATCTTACtgccttgggggaaaaaactACCAAATATCCAGTGGCAAG aaataaagaataactCCATTCCCAAAACAATTTCCACTGAAATGTTAATGCCTTTCTGGGGTTTGCAAGCAATGCAGCTTCCATCCAACCACACAGCGGAACCCGTAGGCTGCCCTGTCACACAGTCCTGGTGCCTGAATACTCCAATGATCTATCTGGCCCAGTATATCAGCTCTGACATACTCATAGGATTGGGCTATCCAGTTTGTAATGTCATGTCCTACACTTTATACTCAAAAATTCTAGGACCAAAGCCTCAG GGTGTCTACATGGGATGGTTAACTGCCTCTGGAAGTGGAGCACGAATACTTGGGCCTGTTTTCGTGAGCCAAATATACACTCACCTGGGACCACGTTGGGCATTTAGCTTAATCTGTGGAGTAGTTGTAGTCTCACTCTTACTCTTGGAGATAGTATACAAGAGACTAATTGCATTTTCTGTCAGATATGGAAGGATGCAAGAAGAGAAttgttaa
- the MFSD8 gene encoding major facilitator superfamily domain-containing protein 8 isoform X2, translated as MAAAVSGPEVAAEGQEPLLSPGEEDEEEEEKEESRDVVETQEHYKSRWRSIWIMYLTMFLSSVGFSIVIMSVWPYLQKIDPTADASFLGWIIASYSIGQMVASPLFGFWSNYRPRREPLVVSTAISVAANCLYAYVHVPHSHNKYYMLTARALVGFGAGATSLTERTSAMANTSACQAVGFILGPVFQTCFTLIGEEGITWKLVHLQLNMYTAPVLFGALLGVTNIILIFAIFRDHRVDDMGRQCKSINFEGEETGVLDQDAEGNVDHVAVVAINFLFFVILFVFAVFETIATPLTMDMYSWTRKEAVFYNGIILSVVGIESVIVFMVVKTLSKKTGERAILHGGLLIVLVGFFILLPWGKKLPNIQWQEIKNNSIPKTISTEMLMPFWGLQAMQLPSNHTAEPVGCPVTQSWCLNTPMIYLAQYISSDILIGLGYPVCNVMSYTLYSKILGPKPQGVYMGWLTASGSGARILGPVFVSQIYTHLGPRWAFSLICGVVVVSLLLLEIVYKRLIAFSVRYGRMQEENC; from the exons ATGGCGGCTGCGGTCTCCGGTCCGGAGGTGGCTGCTGAGGGGCAGGAGCCTTTACTGAGTCCCGgagaggaggacgaggaggaggaggagaaggaggagagcag GGATGTTGTGGAAACACAAGAGCATTATAAGAGCAGGTGGCGATCCATCTGGATTATGTATCTTACTATGTTTCTCAGTAGTGTAG GTTTCTCAATTGTAATTATGTCTGTGTGGCCGTATCTCCAAAAG aTTGATCCGACAGCAGATGCGAGTTTCTTGGGCTGGATTATAGCTTCATATAGCATTGGCCAAATGGTTGCCTCTCCCCTGTTTGGCTTCTGGTCCAATTACAGGCCAAGGCGAGAACCTCTCGTTGTTTCAACTGCTATTTCAGTAGCTGCTAATTGTCTTTATGCCTACGTCCATGTACCTCATTCACACAACAAATACTATATGCTGACTGCACGAGCTCTTGTGGGATTTGGAGCAG GTGCCACTTCTCTTACGGAAAGAACAAGTGCCATGGCCAATACCAGTGCCTGCCAAGCAGTTGGCTTCATATTAGGACCAG tttttcagaCATGTTTTACACTTATTGGAGAAGAAGGAATAACATGGAAATTAGTTCATCTTCAGCTGAACATGTATACAGCACCAGTTTTATTTGGAGCTCTCTTAGGAGTTACTAATATTATTCTTATCTTTGCCATATTCAG AGACCATCGAGTGGATGACATGGGACGGCAATGCAAAAGTATCAATTTTGAAGGAGAAG aAACTGGTGTTCTGGATCAGGACGCAGAAGGAAACGTTGACCATGTTGCTGTGGTAGcaatcaattttcttttctttgtcatcTTGTTTGTGTTTGCTGTCTTTGAAAC TATAGCTACTCCACTGACGATGGATATGTATTCCTGGACCAGGAAAGAAGCCGTTTTTTATAATGGAATAATCCTCAGTGTGGTTGGCATTGAATCGGTTATTGTTTTCATGGTGGTTAAAACGCTATCTAAAAA GACTGGTGAGCGTGCCATACTCCATGGAGGCTTACTGATTGTCTTGGTTGGATTCTTTATCTTACtgccttgggggaaaaaactACCAAATATCCAGTGGCAAG aaataaagaataactCCATTCCCAAAACAATTTCCACTGAAATGTTAATGCCTTTCTGGGGTTTGCAAGCAATGCAGCTTCCATCCAACCACACAGCGGAACCCGTAGGCTGCCCTGTCACACAGTCCTGGTGCCTGAATACTCCAATGATCTATCTGGCCCAGTATATCAGCTCTGACATACTCATAGGATTGGGCTATCCAGTTTGTAATGTCATGTCCTACACTTTATACTCAAAAATTCTAGGACCAAAGCCTCAG GGTGTCTACATGGGATGGTTAACTGCCTCTGGAAGTGGAGCACGAATACTTGGGCCTGTTTTCGTGAGCCAAATATACACTCACCTGGGACCACGTTGGGCATTTAGCTTAATCTGTGGAGTAGTTGTAGTCTCACTCTTACTCTTGGAGATAGTATACAAGAGACTAATTGCATTTTCTGTCAGATATGGAAGGATGCAAGAAGAGAAttgttaa